A single Triticum dicoccoides isolate Atlit2015 ecotype Zavitan chromosome 2A, WEW_v2.0, whole genome shotgun sequence DNA region contains:
- the LOC119355926 gene encoding probable metal-nicotianamine transporter YSL9, with translation MAPHSRDGRRVRFEEIRELDGHGDEPELGAGHARGRVPPWREQLTARGMVASLAVGAMYSVIVMKLNLTTGLVPTLNVSAALIAFVLLRAWTKALARLGVAARPFTRQENTVVQTCAVACYGIAVGGGFGSYLLALDKNTYEMAGEETEGNVPGSYKEPGIAWMTGFLLAVSFVGIIALVPLRKIMIIDYKLTYPSGTATAVLINGFHTPHGDAMAKQQVNGFTKYFGISFFWSFFQWFYSGGDSCGFSQFPTFGLTAWKHTFFFDFSLTYVGAGMICSHLVNLSLLFGAILSWGVMWPLISDLEGDWYPANIPESSMSSLQGYKAFICIALILGDGLYNFVKIIVFTIKNLIEKSNLKNTKKDEDIPVLDDLHRNEVFMKDSLPSWLAYSGYVALSVAAVIVIPMMFREMKWYYVVIAYLLAPALGFCNAYGAGLTDINMAYNYGKVALFILAAWAGKDSGVVAGLVGCGLVKSLVSISADLMHDFKTGHLTLTSPRSMLIAQAIGTAMGCIIGPLTFMLFYKAFDIGNPEGPWKAPYALIYRNMAILGVEGFSALPQHCLQLCYGFFGFAVVANLMRDLLPPKYGRCVPLPMAMGVPFLVGASFAIDMCVGSLVVFVWNMMDRSKAALMVPAVASGLICGDGLWIFPSALLALAKISPPFCMAFRPTH, from the exons ATGGCGCCGCACTCGCGGGACGGCCGCAGAGTCCGTTTCGAGGAGATCCGCGAGCTCGACGGCCACGGCGACGAACCAGAGCTGGGGGCCGGGCACGCGCGGGGCCGCGTGCCGCCGTGGCGGGAGCAGCTGACGGCGCGCGGGATGGTGGCGAGCCTGGCGGTCGGCGCCATGTACAGCGTCATCGTGATGAAGCTCAACCTCACCACGGGCCTCGTCCCCACGCTCAACGTCTCCGCCGCGCTCATCGCCTTCGTCCTCCTCCGCGCCTGGACCAAGGCGCTGGCCCGCCTCGGCGTCGCCGCCCGCCCCTTCACGCGCCAGGAGAACACCGTCGTGCAGACCTGCGCCGTCGCCTGCTACGGCATCGCCGTCGGAG GTGGGTTCGGGTCCTACCTGCTCGCGCTCGACAAGAACACCTACGAGATGGCCGGGGAGGAGACGGAGGGCAACGTGCCGGGGAGCTACAAGGAGCCCGGCATTGCGTGGATGACCGGCTTCCTCCTCGCCGTCAGCTTCGTGGGGATCATCGCGCTCGTCCCTCTCAGGAAG ATTATGATAATTGACTACAAATTAACTTATCCAAGCGGGACTGCAACAGCTGTGCTTATAaatggatttcatacgcctcatggAGATGCTATGGCAAA GCAGCAAGTAAATGGATTCACAAAATACTTCGGAATCAGCTTCTTCTGGAGCTTCTTCCAGTGGTTTTACTCTGGTGGGGACAGTTGTGGGTTCTCGCAGTTTCCTACTTTTGGACTAACAGCTTGGAAACACAC ATTCTTCTTTGATTTCAGCCTCACATATGTTGGGGCAGGGATGATTTGTTCCCACCTTGTTAACCTGTCTCTCCTTTTTGGCGCCATTCTCTCCTGGGGTGTCATGTGGCCTCTGATCAGTGATTTGGAAGGCGACTGGTATCCAGCAAATATACCAGAAAGCAGCATGAGCAGCCTGCAAGGCTACAAG GCCTTCATATGCATAGCTCTCATCCTAGGAGATGGCCTGTACAATTTTGTCAAGATTATTGTCTTCACTATTAAGAATCtgattgaaaaatcaaatctgaagAACACAAAGAAAG ATGAAGACATTCCAGTGCTTGATGACCTTCATCGTAATGAAGTTTTTATGAAGGACAGTCTACCTTCATGGCTAGCTTACTCTGGCTACGTTGCATTATCAGTTGCTGCAGTAATTGTCATCCCCATGATGTTCCGCGAGATGAAGTGGTACTATGTTGTCATTGCATACCTACTGGCTCCTGCCCTGGGTTTCTGCAATGCCTATGGCGCCGGCCTTACTGATATCAACATGGCCTACAATTATGGGAAGGTTGCCCTCTTCATTCTTGCAGCCTGGGCTGGCAAAGACTCTGGTGTGGTTGCTGGCTTAGTAGGCTGCGGTCTGGTGAAGTCGCTGGTGTCAATATCTGCTGATCTGATGCATGATTTCAAGACTGGGCATCTCACACTAACATCTCCCAGATCAATGCTGATTGCTCAGGCTATTGGCACCGCCATGGGCTGTATCATTGGGCCACTAACATTCATGCTGTTCTACAAGGCATTTGACATAGGCAACCCAGAAGGGCCCTGGAAGGCACCGTATGCTCTAATCTACCGAAACATGGCGATTCTTGGTGTGGAGGGTTTCTCTGCTCTACCCCAGCATTGCTTGCAGCTGTGCTATGGGTTCTTTGGCTTTGCAGTGGTGGCCAACCTTATGAGGGACCTCTTGCCGCCGAAGTATGGCAGGTGTGTTCCCCTACCGATGGCAATGGGGGTTCCTTTCCTCGTCGGCGCGAGCTTTGCCATCGACATGTGCGTGGGAAGCTTAGTAGTCTTCGTCTGGAACATGATGGACAGAAGTAAGGCTGCACTGATGGTGCCGGCAGTTGCATCTGGTTTGATATGTGGAGATGGGCTTTGGATCTTCCCTTCGGCCTTGCTTGCACTGGCCAAGATCAGCCCACCATTCTGCATGGCATTTAGGCCTACACACTAG
- the LOC119355927 gene encoding uncharacterized protein LOC119355927 has protein sequence MATAAVLASREGKGRHYIPSSVILDLFGQIGPSRNATTATSKTSTGLPIAVTFCAARPPVLSHFSFSSAACPEPEGLSLAPKVISADADLVLLRVPVQPFGESNPMFSDYFVYRAHSQIPKLDLLPKSAPYYFGDKEIAILSCGDGKYAVAALQTLGMCTFKLHVYRSRPDGKPGSWTSKLLDIELNVKELPRDNSSSISLASQMLSYHRTTKVITLGGAKGTVGWVDLRGILLCDVLEISPTLRDVPLPSVSKSDWRLFLDCCPYYLRDIIVDQSKSTIKYVKMNLHGGAWRATTWSMPIPVTSLNGWQFRCSALSTEIDIPADLKRHYKLLHKLMSGSANKEGSAAEEVLSLESLRMAYPTLSVTDGDDIVYLLAKGTGMRAMPTVFSVDLSMPTLRGVAKLPKRHLGFMRYFLASGISKHIRTPGRSDSLGQTEVQDTNTCGQESKSDSVEQTEVQDANTCDRESGFA, from the exons ATGGCGACAGCTGCCGTCCTTGCGAGCCGCGAGGGCAAGGGCCGCCACTATATCCCAAGCTCCGTCATACTCGACCTCTTTGGCCAAATCGGCCCCAGCCGCAACGCCACCACCGCCACGTCCAAGACGAGTACCGGCCTGCCCATCGCGGTGACTTTCTGCGCCGCCCGCCCGCCAGTCCTCTCGCACTTCTCCTTCAGCAGCGCGGCATGCCCGGAACCCGAGGGTTTGTCCCTGGCGCCCAAGGTCATCAGCGCGGATGCTGACCTCGTTCTCCTCCGCGTCCCCGTCCAACCCTTTGGCGAGTCTAATCCGATGTTTAGCGACTACTTCGTCTACAGGGCGCACTCCCAAATCCCAAAGCTGGACCTGCTCCCGAAGTCTGCTCCATATTACTTTGGAGATAAGGAGATCGCCATACTGAGCTGCGGCGACGGCAAGTACGCTGTGGCCGCCCTTCAAACCTTGGGTATGTGTACCTTTAAGCTTCACGTGTACCGGTCTAGACCTGATGGCAAGCCAGGGAGTTGGACCTCCAAGCTGCTGGATATAGAGCTGAATGTGAAGGAGCTGCCCAGGGACAACTCGTCCTCGATCTCTCTCGCATCGCAGATGCTTTCGTATCATCGGACAACAAAGGTGATCACGCTTGGTGGTGCTAAAGGTACCGTTGGCTGGGTCGATCTGCGAGGCATCCTTCTCTGCGACGTGCTGGAAATTAGCCCCACGCTCCGTGACGTGCCTCTGCCTTCTGTCTCTAAGAGTGACTGGAGGTTATTCCTTGACTGCTGCCCCTACTATTTGCGTGACATCATTGTCGACCAGAGCAAAAGCACTATCAAGTATGTCAAGATGAACTTGCACGGTGGTGCCTGGAGGGCCACCACATGGAGCATGCCTATCCCGGTCACTTCATTGAATGGCTGGCAATTTCGATGCTCCGCCCTGTCGACTGAGATTGATATTCCTGCTGATCTCAAAAGGCATTATAAGCTGTTGCATAAGCTCATGAGCGGAAGCGCCAACAAGGAGGGGAGTGCTGCAGAGGAAGTCTTGTCCCTGGAATCTCTACGCATGGCTTACCCTACCTTGAGCGTCACGGATGGTGATGATATTGTTTACTTGTTGGCCAAGGGCACCGGCATGAGGGCTATGCCGACAGTATTCTCTGTTGATCTCAGTATGCCGACTCTGCGAGGAGTGGCGAAGCTACCCAAGAGGCACCTTGGTTTTATGCGCTACTTCCTTGCCAGTGGAATCTCCAAACATATCAGGACTCCAG GTAGAAGTGATTCCCTTGGGCAAACTGAGGTGCAAGATACGAATACTTGTGGTCAAGAAA GCAAAAGTGACTCCGTTGAGCAAACTGAGGTGCAAGATGCGAATACTTGTGATCGAGAAAGTGGGTTTGCTTGA